Proteins encoded in a region of the Planococcus shixiaomingii genome:
- a CDS encoding DUF3817 domain-containing protein, with product MLKNALEQFRVMGLLEGTSLLVLLFIAMPLKYMFDMPEVVSVVGAIHGGLFTIYCIAIVYVTFVVKWPFRFAVGAVAVAFIPFGNFVLDSRLKNWKKVQTA from the coding sequence ATGTTGAAGAATGCATTAGAGCAATTCCGGGTAATGGGGTTATTAGAAGGAACTTCGTTGCTAGTCTTGTTGTTTATCGCAATGCCGTTAAAATACATGTTCGACATGCCTGAAGTGGTCAGCGTAGTCGGAGCCATTCATGGCGGGCTATTTACGATTTATTGTATAGCGATTGTCTATGTCACTTTCGTAGTGAAATGGCCATTCCGTTTTGCGGTTGGCGCAGTTGCAGTGGCATTTATCCCGTTCGGGAACTTTGTCTTAGACAGCCGTTTAAAAAACTGGAAAAAGGTTCAAACAGCATAA
- a CDS encoding AIM24 family protein gives MSEYTIEEFIKKTQQDEQENDYFELETPRILEVNLTDLVWAKAGSMISYTGQIKFERERMLEHGVGQMFKKALTGEGTPLMKATGRGRLYLADQGKKITIFNLNNESITVNGNDLLAFEPSVEWDIKLMRKVAGVMAGGLFNVTLQGRGRVAITSHYEPLTLLVRPGESVITDPNATVAWSGNLTPEFRTDVSFRTLVGRGSGESIQMEFKGEGFVIVQPVEETEPI, from the coding sequence ATGAGTGAATACACGATTGAAGAATTTATTAAAAAGACGCAGCAAGATGAACAAGAAAACGATTATTTTGAATTGGAAACGCCGCGGATCTTGGAAGTGAATTTGACGGATCTTGTATGGGCGAAAGCAGGTTCGATGATTTCATATACCGGCCAAATTAAATTTGAACGAGAGCGGATGCTTGAGCATGGTGTCGGCCAAATGTTCAAAAAAGCTTTGACTGGTGAAGGGACCCCGCTAATGAAAGCGACAGGCCGCGGCCGCTTGTATTTAGCGGATCAAGGAAAGAAAATCACGATATTTAATTTGAACAACGAATCGATTACCGTTAATGGCAACGATCTTTTGGCTTTTGAACCAAGTGTTGAATGGGATATCAAGTTAATGAGGAAAGTAGCAGGGGTAATGGCTGGCGGCTTGTTTAATGTGACATTGCAGGGCAGAGGAAGAGTTGCCATCACCTCACATTATGAACCGTTGACATTGCTTGTGCGTCCGGGTGAATCGGTCATTACTGATCCTAATGCGACGGTCGCCTGGTCAGGCAACTTGACGCCGGAATTTCGCACCGATGTGAGTTTTAGGACGCTGGTTGGCCGAGGCAGCGGAGAATCGATCCAAATGGAGTTCAAAGGAGAAGGATTTGTAATCGTCCAGCCGGTGGAAGAAACAGAACCGATCTAG
- a CDS encoding CidA/LrgA family holin-like protein, whose protein sequence is MKFAIIFLQIAVLYGIYLLGEEIRNLFHLPLPGSIIGFLLLFAALMLKIYPLRWIESGAHFLLMFLSLFFIPATVGAMEYGELFTGKGILLIVIVFISTLMTLGISGLLSQWAARSADQKGGN, encoded by the coding sequence ATGAAATTCGCTATCATTTTTCTTCAAATTGCCGTGTTATACGGCATTTACTTGCTCGGGGAAGAGATTCGAAATCTCTTTCATTTGCCTCTTCCAGGAAGCATCATCGGATTTTTGTTGCTGTTTGCCGCATTGATGCTGAAAATATATCCGCTTCGTTGGATTGAATCCGGAGCACATTTTTTACTGATGTTTTTGTCGCTGTTTTTCATTCCGGCGACGGTCGGGGCTATGGAGTATGGGGAACTTTTTACAGGCAAAGGCATTCTGCTTATTGTCATTGTGTTCATAAGCACGTTGATGACCTTGGGAATTTCAGGGCTCTTGAGCCAGTGGGCAGCTCGTTCTGCGGATCAAAAAGGGGGAAACTGA
- a CDS encoding STAS/SEC14 domain-containing protein, which yields MLTLVPSKDSSTISLEVNGKVKKEDMEKLDKVIQEKFKDHGKFNVYAVVHEFDGVTFKAMAEEVKIDIKRWNQYAKLAVISDNKSLKGLTEASGYLPKVKTKHFPLGEMEEAWEWIRS from the coding sequence ATGCTCACGTTAGTTCCAAGTAAAGATTCTTCTACAATATCGCTAGAAGTGAATGGTAAAGTGAAAAAAGAAGATATGGAGAAACTCGATAAAGTGATTCAAGAAAAGTTCAAAGACCATGGGAAATTCAACGTTTATGCAGTGGTTCATGAATTCGATGGTGTAACTTTTAAAGCCATGGCCGAAGAAGTGAAAATTGATATAAAGCGTTGGAACCAATACGCTAAATTGGCGGTTATCAGTGATAACAAATCGTTAAAGGGCCTCACTGAAGCTAGCGGCTATTTGCCGAAGGTCAAAACCAAGCACTTTCCGCTGGGTGAGATGGAAGAAGCGTGGGAATGGATTCGATCATAA
- a CDS encoding LysE family translocator, giving the protein MITDLLGFIVLGFSLAIPVGAVTIEMIKKGMKSGFLRSWFVGLGAMSADVVLMLLIYFGISNLLTSLVAQLVIWLFGFTVLIYLGVSSIRDAFQEIDIKLVGQKKLESLLESYLTGFAIAISNPMSIVFWIGVYGAVLAESLQTFSKEKILLYSGGIFIGIAMWDIFVASSAHFGKGFVGERFMKWFYVAAGLALILFGVSFGWQAAVVLYVLVF; this is encoded by the coding sequence ATGATAACCGACCTGTTAGGTTTTATCGTGTTGGGCTTTTCCTTAGCCATTCCTGTCGGTGCCGTTACTATTGAGATGATCAAGAAAGGGATGAAAAGCGGATTTTTGAGGAGCTGGTTTGTCGGTTTAGGTGCAATGTCAGCCGATGTGGTACTAATGCTGCTTATCTATTTTGGAATTTCAAATTTATTAACAAGCTTGGTTGCTCAATTAGTGATTTGGCTGTTCGGCTTTACTGTATTAATTTATTTGGGCGTTAGCAGCATTCGCGATGCTTTTCAAGAAATCGATATTAAATTAGTTGGCCAAAAGAAGTTGGAGTCTCTGTTAGAGTCTTACCTTACTGGATTTGCGATTGCCATCTCCAATCCAATGAGCATTGTCTTTTGGATAGGCGTGTATGGTGCTGTTTTGGCGGAGAGTTTGCAGACTTTCAGTAAAGAAAAAATCCTATTATACAGCGGTGGCATTTTCATCGGTATTGCAATGTGGGACATTTTCGTAGCGAGCTCTGCCCACTTTGGAAAAGGATTCGTAGGAGAACGATTTATGAAGTGGTTTTATGTCGCTGCCGGATTAGCGTTGATCCTTTTCGGTGTATCCTTTGGCTGGCAGGCAGCAGTAGTTTTATATGTGTTGGTATTTTGA
- a CDS encoding DUF2971 domain-containing protein, giving the protein MAESAGLAEILEQQFRDNVEKQVRKVHEIEQTLYHYTGLPSLMGMIETNQLWMSKGTFLNDSSELIYFSRVLEFVVRKLENRKHTSLWRLYIRELERIMGHFMEEVKENGFEVYIFSLSRAQDSLALWYNYAKGEGYNIGFSAEQLFHKVSGFSTGPMLHGYVMYGRQEQEEVLIELLQKTFELVEPYEVEEIQKALPGHFFSLIASCAVFFKDPAFKSEEEYRIALMSRKSDKQPSVQFRAQNGVIIPYISIDFQARLPISHITIGPKNNVDIAQSGMEHYLKWKGYDMEQVTISKSVAALRY; this is encoded by the coding sequence ATGGCGGAGAGTGCAGGATTAGCAGAAATTCTTGAACAACAGTTCCGGGATAATGTCGAGAAGCAGGTCAGAAAAGTGCATGAAATCGAGCAAACCCTTTATCATTACACGGGCCTTCCAAGTTTAATGGGAATGATTGAAACCAATCAGTTATGGATGAGCAAAGGGACATTTTTGAACGATTCAAGTGAATTGATTTATTTTTCCCGAGTTCTGGAATTTGTGGTAAGGAAGTTGGAGAACCGAAAACATACCTCTTTGTGGCGGCTTTATATCCGTGAATTAGAGCGGATCATGGGCCATTTCATGGAAGAAGTAAAAGAAAATGGTTTCGAAGTCTATATATTCTCATTATCCCGCGCACAAGATTCGCTTGCGCTTTGGTACAACTACGCCAAGGGGGAAGGATATAATATTGGCTTTTCCGCTGAGCAGCTATTTCACAAAGTAAGCGGCTTTTCCACTGGGCCGATGCTTCACGGCTATGTAATGTATGGCAGACAGGAACAAGAAGAAGTTCTAATCGAGCTGCTGCAAAAAACTTTCGAATTGGTAGAGCCGTATGAAGTAGAAGAGATACAAAAAGCGTTGCCGGGTCATTTCTTTTCCTTGATCGCATCGTGCGCCGTGTTTTTTAAAGATCCGGCGTTCAAAAGCGAAGAAGAATACCGAATTGCATTAATGAGCAGGAAAAGCGATAAGCAGCCATCTGTGCAATTCCGTGCGCAAAATGGCGTCATCATCCCTTATATATCAATTGATTTTCAAGCGAGGCTGCCAATCAGTCATATCACAATTGGTCCAAAGAACAACGTGGATATCGCACAAAGTGGAATGGAGCATTATTTAAAATGGAAAGGTTATGACATGGAGCAAGTCACTATCAGCAAATCAGTGGCTGCGCTTCGTTACTAA
- a CDS encoding class I SAM-dependent rRNA methyltransferase gives MKPEVSIKVNEKFKADFAKGYPLITKESVENAEMLRVEGAILRLTDKQGQFIAKGYCGKQNKGFGWILTRNENEAIDQKFIKEKLAAALAKRQSFFSNQETTAFRIFNGEGDGFGGLTIDYFDGYYMLSWYSEGMYTFKADVIAALRELVEFKGIYQKKRFDTKGQYIEEDDFVAGERGEFPLIVKENGMNYAIYLNDGAMTGIFLDQRDVRNKIKEKYAKGKTVLNTFSYTGAFSVAAAIGGAAKTTSVDLAKRSSSKTIEQFSVNNIDYESHDILVMDVFNYFKYAKRKELKFDMVILDPPSFARSKKYTFSTSKDYTNLMKEAIEITADAGVIVASTNSASFGMKKFKGFIDKAFKDLGKKYSIVEEFTLPSDFRVQKEFKEGDYLKVLFVKLQ, from the coding sequence ATGAAACCAGAAGTTTCGATAAAAGTGAATGAAAAATTCAAAGCTGATTTTGCTAAAGGCTATCCGCTCATTACAAAAGAATCAGTGGAGAACGCAGAAATGTTAAGAGTGGAAGGCGCGATTTTAAGACTGACCGACAAGCAAGGGCAGTTTATTGCTAAAGGTTATTGCGGCAAGCAAAACAAAGGTTTTGGCTGGATACTGACCCGCAATGAAAATGAAGCGATCGACCAAAAGTTTATTAAAGAGAAATTGGCAGCAGCGTTGGCAAAGCGCCAGTCCTTTTTCAGCAATCAAGAAACTACGGCTTTCCGCATTTTTAACGGAGAAGGCGATGGTTTTGGCGGATTAACGATCGATTATTTCGATGGTTATTATATGCTCAGCTGGTATAGCGAAGGCATGTACACTTTCAAAGCCGACGTAATTGCCGCACTTAGAGAGCTTGTAGAGTTTAAAGGCATCTACCAGAAAAAGCGCTTTGATACAAAAGGGCAATATATCGAAGAAGACGATTTTGTGGCAGGTGAACGCGGGGAGTTCCCATTGATCGTCAAGGAAAACGGCATGAATTATGCTATCTATTTAAACGATGGGGCGATGACCGGAATCTTCTTGGACCAACGCGATGTCCGCAATAAAATCAAAGAAAAATACGCTAAAGGCAAAACGGTTTTGAACACATTTTCGTATACCGGCGCGTTCTCGGTTGCTGCGGCAATTGGCGGAGCGGCGAAAACGACAAGCGTCGACTTGGCGAAACGCAGCTCGAGCAAAACAATCGAGCAATTCAGCGTCAACAACATCGATTACGAAAGCCACGACATTCTTGTTATGGATGTCTTCAATTACTTTAAATATGCAAAACGCAAAGAATTGAAATTCGATATGGTCATTCTGGATCCACCAAGCTTTGCACGCTCGAAAAAATATACGTTCAGCACATCGAAAGACTATACAAATTTGATGAAAGAAGCGATTGAAATTACCGCGGACGCCGGCGTCATTGTCGCGTCAACAAACAGCGCTTCTTTCGGGATGAAGAAATTCAAAGGGTTTATTGATAAAGCGTTCAAAGATCTCGGGAAAAAATATAGTATTGTTGAAGAATTTACGCTGCCGAGCGATTTCCGGGTGCAGAAAGAGTTTAAAGAAGGCGACTACTTGAAAGTGCTATTCGTTAAATTGCAGTAA
- a CDS encoding GntR family transcriptional regulator, which produces MPVPVNHPKPVRVTAKESAYLQLQQWIIDGTLQPDEKLVDTDLAQALSLSRTPIREALQLLEAQGFVEMFPGKTTRVTKVHKEDIIHLLPPVAVLQALAAELAIPNLDAQSIDLLKETNQRFAQAIKANDNFSALKIDEEFHQLIVNAAQNPYVHTMLDHLQSHVRRQFFHNSLIVTAGSYQMHEDIIRALEEKDAAEAARLMKANWIRTIDELTTPANA; this is translated from the coding sequence ATGCCGGTCCCAGTAAACCACCCGAAACCTGTTCGTGTTACCGCTAAAGAAAGTGCTTACCTTCAATTACAGCAATGGATTATAGATGGCACACTGCAACCTGACGAGAAATTGGTAGATACCGACCTTGCGCAAGCTTTAAGTTTAAGTAGAACCCCTATTCGTGAAGCGCTACAACTTCTTGAAGCCCAAGGCTTTGTTGAAATGTTTCCTGGAAAGACAACTCGAGTAACGAAAGTTCATAAAGAAGATATTATTCACCTTCTTCCTCCCGTGGCTGTGCTTCAAGCATTGGCCGCTGAACTAGCTATTCCGAACTTAGACGCCCAATCAATTGACTTGTTAAAAGAAACCAACCAGCGTTTTGCACAAGCCATAAAAGCGAATGACAATTTTTCCGCGTTGAAGATTGACGAAGAATTTCATCAACTGATTGTCAATGCTGCACAAAATCCATACGTGCATACGATGCTTGATCACTTGCAGTCGCATGTCAGAAGACAATTTTTCCATAACTCACTCATTGTAACTGCTGGCTCGTATCAAATGCATGAAGACATCATCCGCGCGCTAGAAGAAAAAGATGCGGCGGAAGCAGCTCGTCTGATGAAAGCGAATTGGATTCGGACAATCGATGAGTTGACCACTCCCGCAAATGCATAA
- the brnQ gene encoding branched-chain amino acid transport system II carrier protein, whose protein sequence is MDTKLSFKSYAVIGMMLFALFFGAGNLIFPAQLGQYAGTNVWIAIVGFLVTGVGLPLLGILAIGYSKSNDLQDLSSRVHPLFGLIFTAALYLTIGPFFALPRTGAVAYEIGVAPFVGDGFMTLGLIIFSVIFFGISLWLSLNPSQMVDSIGKFLSPAILVALLLLLVMVIMKPMGAMEAPQEMYSTGAFFKGFTEGYNTMDALASLVFGIIVISTVRKLGVKSPKGILSATMKSGVVAVSLLAVVYVGIAYLGATSTGLFGLFDTGGPVLSKASTHYFGTFGSSLLSLIIILACLTTAIGLTVATSEFFHKLTPGISYKMYVVIFSLFSLVVTNAGLANIITFSIPILMFLYPLAIVLIMLAFLSPLFKHDRLVYVSAITVAFLVGIIDGLKTLTASLGVPNPGWLQAIVDFYASVLPLYNNGLGWFVPVIIVIAITGVIANVRRGTSAQAAQNEM, encoded by the coding sequence ATGGATACAAAGTTGTCCTTTAAGTCGTATGCGGTAATTGGAATGATGTTGTTTGCTTTATTCTTTGGAGCAGGCAATTTAATTTTTCCGGCTCAATTAGGTCAATATGCAGGAACTAATGTCTGGATTGCAATTGTAGGATTTTTAGTAACGGGCGTCGGGTTGCCGTTGCTTGGTATTTTGGCGATTGGCTATTCGAAAAGCAATGACTTGCAAGACCTTTCCAGCCGGGTTCATCCTTTATTCGGATTAATTTTTACAGCTGCTTTGTATTTGACGATTGGGCCGTTTTTCGCGCTTCCGCGGACAGGGGCAGTCGCTTATGAAATCGGTGTTGCACCATTTGTTGGTGATGGATTTATGACGCTGGGCCTTATTATTTTCTCGGTAATCTTTTTCGGTATTTCGCTTTGGCTTTCGTTGAACCCATCGCAAATGGTCGACAGCATCGGGAAATTTTTATCGCCGGCGATTTTAGTCGCGTTGCTGTTGTTATTGGTCATGGTAATTATGAAGCCAATGGGTGCCATGGAAGCTCCACAAGAAATGTATTCAACAGGAGCATTCTTTAAAGGTTTCACGGAAGGGTATAATACGATGGATGCACTTGCTTCCTTAGTATTCGGAATTATTGTCATTTCGACCGTCCGTAAACTTGGCGTTAAATCACCAAAAGGAATTTTATCTGCAACGATGAAGAGTGGAGTTGTAGCAGTAAGTTTACTTGCTGTGGTTTACGTAGGAATTGCTTATTTAGGCGCTACTAGCACTGGTTTGTTTGGTTTGTTTGATACAGGGGGCCCGGTTCTAAGCAAAGCTTCAACTCATTACTTTGGAACTTTTGGGTCTTCGCTTCTATCTTTGATCATTATTTTAGCTTGTTTGACAACCGCCATTGGTTTAACGGTTGCGACGTCAGAGTTTTTCCATAAACTGACGCCAGGCATTAGCTATAAAATGTATGTTGTTATTTTCTCATTGTTCTCCCTAGTCGTGACAAACGCTGGCTTGGCGAACATCATTACGTTCTCTATTCCGATCTTGATGTTCTTGTATCCTCTTGCGATTGTATTGATCATGCTGGCATTTTTGTCGCCATTGTTCAAACACGACCGTCTCGTCTATGTTTCAGCTATCACAGTGGCATTCTTGGTCGGCATCATCGACGGTTTAAAAACATTGACTGCTTCACTGGGAGTCCCAAATCCAGGTTGGCTGCAAGCAATCGTTGATTTTTACGCTTCAGTACTTCCGTTGTACAATAACGGACTTGGATGGTTCGTTCCAGTGATCATAGTAATTGCAATTACTGGCGTTATTGCTAACGTTAGAAGAGGAACAAGCGCTCAGGCAGCACAAAACGAAATGTAA